From a single Vibrio sp. BS-M-Sm-2 genomic region:
- the fucP gene encoding L-fucose:H+ symporter permease, producing MTDVLIAQFRKVFTLTDMQSGLVQTAFYGAYFCLALPAALFIQRYSYKAGVLLGLGLFATGALLFYPAAQAMEYLPFLLALFVLAGGLSILETSANPYILAMGPEETATRRLNIAQACNPIGSITGVLIGKFYILSQLNPATDSERAAMAADELAKIQSDELYAVMMPYMGVAVVIALIWLLILKTKMPAAKDTSTTGESTFGQAYRRIVKRSHFTKGVLAQFFYVGAQIGCWSWTIRYVMQEVGGTEAEASTYLLTSIVIFSVMRWVCVALMKHIEPQKLLAALAAIAGILVAVIMVVGGLAGAYALVGVSACMSLMFPTIFGLSLRDLGSDSKFGGSFLIMAILGGALLTAIMGQISDAAGIGAAFVIPFIGFVYLVYYGAKGYQVK from the coding sequence ATGACTGATGTACTTATTGCACAGTTTCGAAAAGTATTTACTTTAACCGATATGCAATCCGGTTTGGTACAAACGGCTTTCTATGGCGCTTATTTTTGTTTGGCTCTTCCCGCTGCGCTTTTCATACAGCGATACAGTTATAAAGCCGGAGTACTTTTGGGCCTTGGATTGTTTGCAACCGGCGCACTGCTATTTTATCCCGCCGCGCAAGCAATGGAATATTTACCTTTCTTGCTGGCATTATTTGTTCTAGCTGGCGGTCTCTCCATTCTAGAAACAAGTGCCAACCCATACATATTAGCGATGGGTCCTGAAGAAACCGCAACTCGACGTCTAAATATTGCTCAAGCTTGTAACCCTATTGGTTCGATCACTGGGGTGTTAATTGGCAAATTTTACATCTTATCGCAACTAAACCCTGCAACGGATAGTGAACGTGCGGCCATGGCTGCTGATGAACTAGCGAAAATTCAATCTGACGAACTGTACGCAGTAATGATGCCCTATATGGGCGTAGCAGTTGTTATTGCTTTAATTTGGCTATTGATTCTTAAAACTAAGATGCCGGCCGCAAAGGACACAAGTACTACCGGTGAGTCTACATTTGGTCAGGCGTACCGCCGTATTGTCAAGCGAAGCCACTTCACCAAAGGCGTGTTAGCTCAGTTTTTTTATGTCGGTGCGCAAATTGGTTGTTGGTCATGGACTATTCGTTACGTGATGCAAGAAGTCGGCGGTACAGAAGCAGAAGCATCAACATACCTACTGACATCTATTGTGATTTTCTCTGTCATGCGCTGGGTTTGTGTCGCGCTAATGAAACACATTGAACCACAAAAACTACTTGCTGCTTTGGCTGCGATCGCTGGGATTTTAGTTGCTGTAATCATGGTAGTGGGTGGGTTAGCAGGAGCTTATGCACTAGTCGGTGTGTCTGCATGTATGTCTCTGATGTTCCCAACTATTTTTGGGCTATCACTGAGAGATTTAGGGTCTGATTCAAAGTTTGGTGGAAGCTTCCTAATCATGGCAATCCTGGGTGGTGCACTGCTAACCGCCATCATGGGGCAAATCTCAGATGCAGCAGGCATTGGCGCCGCATTTGTTATCCCATTCATTGGCTTCGTTTACCTAGTGTACTACGGCGCAAAAGGTTACCAAGTTAAATAA
- a CDS encoding DeoR/GlpR family DNA-binding transcription regulator, whose amino-acid sequence MRSLQIVELINDQRSATVEEIAEAFNVSVETIRRDLKKLDESGALKRVHGGAISVQEIDEGLSFHARSKDYIEEKELLVSKALDYIKEEMVIGLDASSSSWCLAREIPNISCTIITNSLQNVIALEGKSNINVICTGGSYSEKYSSFYGPLAVETLTNMSLDVCFFSCVGFDYDSGVWDSNEYNYQIKRSFIDISDQVILIADKSKYKKRSLLKICDNESVDVVITDL is encoded by the coding sequence ATGAGAAGCCTACAAATTGTTGAACTAATAAATGATCAAAGAAGTGCAACCGTCGAAGAAATAGCAGAAGCTTTTAATGTTTCTGTGGAAACCATTCGTCGAGATTTAAAAAAGCTTGATGAATCGGGCGCACTTAAAAGAGTTCATGGTGGGGCTATTAGTGTTCAAGAAATTGATGAAGGTCTTTCTTTTCATGCGCGTTCTAAGGACTATATAGAAGAAAAGGAATTACTGGTAAGCAAAGCGTTAGATTATATTAAAGAAGAAATGGTAATAGGTTTAGACGCAAGTTCATCGAGTTGGTGTCTCGCTCGAGAGATTCCAAATATCAGTTGCACTATTATTACCAATTCTCTTCAGAATGTTATTGCCCTTGAAGGTAAAAGTAATATTAATGTAATTTGTACTGGTGGCAGTTATTCCGAGAAGTACAGTAGTTTCTATGGTCCACTAGCAGTGGAGACACTGACTAATATGTCTTTGGACGTCTGCTTCTTTTCCTGCGTTGGGTTTGATTATGACTCAGGAGTTTGGGATTCAAATGAATATAACTATCAAATAAAAAGAAGTTTTATCGATATATCTGATCAAGTTATTCTAATTGCCGATAAATCTAAATACAAAAAAAGAAGTCTTCTTAAAATATGTGATAACGAATCGGTAGATGTAGTAATAACTGATTTGTAA